A stretch of Besnoitia besnoiti strain Bb-Ger1 chromosome III, whole genome shotgun sequence DNA encodes these proteins:
- a CDS encoding BT1 family protein (encoded by transcript BESB_049380): protein MVSFSCCLAANPVAAMVASGCWGRCVGKEKATSRERSRHQGRALHHCTCSRRSGSAGVALQSASSSVGVESCGADAEAREKGGLALGAGRSGASSPLSDCGRRSTFVEIVPLCDPEEGGEQLDASSLARGSDGDSQVGRTAGGVDERDAEKKRRRRKKGLHHIAGARSLCPTCGGLMPLEGETMVLVPPEAEEGSDISSESSAMDPRPKTCRERTRDQLEYINPVNIFRFAGRVRRHVGTPFFLLLLSVFGGIRGILYGLTHRSLLPYLKSVGQDAGTYQGIDALGTVIWGMMGVVGTISDSVPLGGYHKRYYMLIANVVGVCGVSLLAFVPANVVSTNVWIVGLGVFLVCSQMSTLVLMCSGKYSELMEQNREVKGDIVTFVFMCWMIGNLIGTSIVGPISDAVGTQSLYYLALPVAAQSFIPIFLGFLPEAKVPFQILTTKLWNHKWFLFLAIAIGVSATGVVIITIAFPGESLVMIPYCCLVSVLLIVLCLVCLPPELAKCNLYLFLWGLVNVSISGALDFFYTASPTCIPDGPHFDYTYYATYISVVGTLANWAGIWVFHSFLADWTFRHVFWLSIAVRAAASLFDYILVLRLNVYVGIPDKFMYLFGDAIILNLVNTLNHMPGYILTSRLCPKGMESTAYAVMDGMSHMGWNFSKQFGIFATSVANISTGEHMPGGCDFRNLGNLTLITQVALPLFAIPLSFLLLPNSPMSSRIQHDFGLFDEKEEKELELEDISEGSTKCGVIKRWNSTNTSVGETVNSLPGLCTPGATSACASENGDGDCQDLDGEVFVNLPSERWAEADDVEMPRTRRGSAHDRRVRVAPMESEDVDLSGESDVESVGWGAAADAAAPPTNATPGLLSPLPTARPAGSPSASCDDAKSLSESEKYGPASSSQESVLEVFHPETTTERDSPRTNLSTPEHCAQLSFDAGEERAVGVVPAAPGRGAGCVLVKEEILDFACDPELQRLQK, encoded by the coding sequence ATGGTGTCTTTCTCGTGCTGTCTGGCGGCCAACCCGGTCGCCGCGATGGTCGCGTCGGGTTGCTGGGGACGATGTGTAGGCAAGGAGAAGGCGACCTCGCGCGAGCGATCGCGTCACCAGGGGAGGGCGCTGCACCACTGCACATGCTCCCGGCGGTCTGGTAGTgcaggcgtcgcgctgcagagtgCCTCCTCGTCGGTGGGTGTCGaaagctgcggcgcggacgcggaagccagggagaagggggggctggcgctgggcgccggacgctcgggcgcgtcgtcgccgctgtccgACTGCGGGCGCAGATCTACGTTCGTTGAGATCGTGCCGCTGTGTGACCCcgaagagggcggcgagcagctcgacgcgtcctctctcgcgcgcggaagcgacgGAGACTCGCAAGTGGGGCGGACAGCGGGAGGCGtcgacgagcgcgacgcggagaaaaagcgacgcagacgcaagAAGGGCCTTCACCACATCGCCGGGGCCCGCAGCTTGTGCCCGACTTGCGGAGGACTCATGCCGCTGGAAGGTGAAACGATGGTCCTGGTGCCGCCTGAGGCTGAGGAGGGCAGCGACATCAGCAGTGAAAGTTCGGCGATGGATCCGCGGCCCAAGACCTGCCGGGAGCGCACCAGGGATCAGCTCGAGTACATCAACCCGGTGAACATTTTCCGCTTCGCCggtcgcgtgcgtcgccaCGTGGGCACGCCgttctttcttctgcttctctcggTCTTTGGAGGCATCCGCGGAATCTTGTACGGACTCACGCatcgctcgctgctgccctaTCTGAAGAGCGTAGGACAGGACGCAGGGACTTACCAGGGCATCGACGCGCTCGGGACGGTCATCTGGGGCATGATGGGTGTCGTGGGCACGATTAGCGACTCCGTTCCACTGGGCGGCTACCACAAGCGGTACTACATGTTAATCGCGAACGTCGTTGGAGTCTGTGGCGTGAGTTTGCTCGCGTTTGTCCCCGCCAATGTCGTGTCGACGAACGTCTGGATCGTTGGTTTAGGCGTGTTCCTGGTGTGTTCGCAAATGAGTACGCTCGTGCTCATGTGTTCGGGCAAGTACAGCGAACTGATGGAGCAGAATCGTGAAGTGAAGGGAGACATTGTGACTTTTGTGTTTATGTGCTGGATGATTGGCAACCTCATTGGCACGTCGATCGTGGGACCTATCTCCGACGCAGTCGGGACGCAGTCGCTCTACTACCTCGCTTTGCCTGTCGCCGCCCAGTCGTTCATTCCCATCTTCTTGGGTTTCCTGCCCGAAGCGAAGGTGCCTTTCCAGATTCTGACGACGAAGCTGTGGAACCACAAGTGGTTCCTCTTCCTGGCGATTGCGATTGGCGTCAGCGCGACGGGTGTCGTCATCATCACCATCGCGTTCCCTGGAGAGAGTTTAGTCATGATTCCGTACTGTTGCCTTGTTTCCGTATTGTTGATTGTCCTCTGCTTGGTCTGTCTCCCTCCGGAACTGGCCAAGTGTAACTTGTATCTCTTCCTGTGGGGTCTTGTCAACGTGTCGATTTCGGGCGCACTCGATTTCTTCTACACAGCCAGTCCGACGTGTATCCCCGACGGGCCGCACTTTGACTACACCTACTACGCGACATACATCTCAGTTGTTGGGACACTAGCGAACTGGGCTGGCATTTGGGTGTTTCACTCGTTCCTTGCGGACTGGACATTCCGCCACGTGTTTTGGTTGTCGATCGCGGTgcgagcggccgcgtcgctctttgATTAcatcctcgtcctccgcctcaaCGTCTACGTCGGCATCCCGGACAAATTCATGTACCTCTTTGGAGACGCCATCATCCTGAACCTCGTCAACACACTAAACCACATGCCCGGCTACATCCTCACCTCTCGACTCTGCCCCAAGGGCATGGAGAGCACGGCCTACGCCGTGATGGATGGAATGTCGCACATGGGTTGGAACTTTTCGAAGCAGTTTGGTATCTTCGCCACCAGCGTTGCCAACATCTCCACCGGCGAGCACATgcccggcggctgcgacttCCGGAACCTCGGCAACTTGACTCTCATCACCCAGGTCGCACTGCCGCTCTTCGCGATTCCGCTatccttcctcctcctcccgaACTCGCCAATGTCTTCTCGCATCCAGCACGACTTTGGGCTCTTCGAtgaaaaggaagaaaaggaacTCGAGCTCGAAGACATCAGCGAGGGCAGCACCAAATGCGGCGTGATCAAAAGGTGGAACAGCACCAACACCAGCGTCGGCGAGACTGTGAACTCGCTGCCGGGTTTATGTACACCAGGTGCGACGAGCGCATGTGCAAGTGAGAACGGCGACGGGGATTGCCAGGACCTCGACGGCGAAGTGTTTGTCAACTTGCCCAGTGAACGCtgggcggaggcagacgacgtcGAAATgcctcgcacgcggcgcggctctgccCACGACAGGCGAGTGCGCGTGGCGCCCATGGAAAGCGAAGATGTCGATCTCAGTGGCGAGTCAGATGTCGAGTCCGTCGGctggggcgccgcggcggatgccgccgcgcctccgacAAATGCGACGCCGGGACTTCTTTCGCCCCTCCCTACTGCGCGTCCGGCTGGGAGTCCCTCTGCAAgctgcgacgacgcgaagtCGCTGTCTGAGAGCGAAAAGTATGGGCCTGCTTCCAGTTCCCAGGAGAGTGTCCTCGAAGTCTTCCACCCTGAGACAACGACAGAGCGCGATTCGCCGCGAACAAACCTCAGCACGCCGGAGCACTGCGCGCAGCTGTCCTTCGATGCTGGTGAAGAACGAGCGGTGGGGGTAGTGCCTGCGGCTCCAGGGCGCGGTGCCGGCTGCGTCCTGGTCAAGGAGGAGATTCTGGATTTCGCCTGCGATCCGGAGTTGCAGCGCCTTCAAAAATAG